From the Quercus lobata isolate SW786 chromosome 6, ValleyOak3.0 Primary Assembly, whole genome shotgun sequence genome, one window contains:
- the LOC115950221 gene encoding uncharacterized protein LOC115950221 → MPLWKTIQDDILIWPFTPDGVYFVKSGYRYLHELQQHGLPGPLDNSVLTPLWKKIWGLQVPNKVKHLAWKACKDSLPTKTNLVRKKVITEGCRDACKLHQEDVVHALFRCPTLQSVWRSRTQWNHSTLQACSSFTDIFEFIFVGNKEPDLFAVVLWTLWNRRNNLRLGKPTLSLGQVVDFAQDRILERASCNAAFQQPRPHQVAAWQAPVQHAYKVNFDGAIFAEDGLAGLGVMIHNDHGLIMASLTQQIPLPGLVIEVEVLATRKALEVGFDNITLEGDSEVLINSLAKGGNSLAHYGHLLVDIHVFMT, encoded by the coding sequence atgccTCTCTGGAAAACCATACAAGATGACATCCTAATTTGGCCTTTTACCCCTGATGGAGTCTATTTTGTCAAGTCTGGATACCGGTACTTACATGAGCTGCAGCAACATGGCTTACCTGGACCCTTAGACAATTCAGTGCTCACGCCCCtttggaagaaaatttgggGGCTTCAAGTTCCAAACAAAGTCAAGCACCTGGCTTGGAAAGCTTGTAAGGATTCTTTGCCAACAAAGACTAATTTAGTTCGCAAAAAGGTCATTACTGAGGGCTGCCGTGATGCTTGCAAATTGCACCAGGAGGATGTGGTTCATGCTTTGTTTCGTTGCCCAACCTTGCAATCCGTTTGGAGGTCTCGAACTCAATGGAACCACAGCACGCTTCAGGCGTGCTCCTCTTTCACTGATatatttgagtttatttttgtaGGTAATAAGGAACCCGACCTCTTTGCTGTTGTGCTATGGACTCTATGGAATAGAAGGAATAATTTGCGCTTGGGCAAGCCTACACTCTCACTCGGTCAGGTGGTGGATTTTGCTCAAGACCGAATCCTGGAGAGAGCTTCTTGCAACGCTGCTTTTCAACAACCTCGACCCCACCAGGTAGCGGCTTGGCAGGCACCAGTTCAACATGCTTATAAAGTCAACTTCGATGGCGCGATATTTGCAGAAGACGGACTTGCTGGCTTGGGAGTTATGATCCATAACGATCATGGACTGATCATGGCTTCTCTTACTCAGCAAATACCATTACCCGGTTTAGTGATAGAGGTGGAAGTCTTGGCTACACGGAAAGCATTGGAGGTTGGCTTTGACAACATCACTCTTGAGGGGGACTCTGAAGTTTTGATTAACTCCTTAGCAAAGGGCGGCAATTCTCTGGCTCACTATGGTCATTTACTTGTAGACATTCATGTCTTCATGACTTGA